A stretch of Pseudochaenichthys georgianus chromosome 2, fPseGeo1.2, whole genome shotgun sequence DNA encodes these proteins:
- the LOC117460674 gene encoding D-beta-hydroxybutyrate dehydrogenase, mitochondrial, which translates to MNTIFVIGQIIGIASISVALLFALAKLVSRHRHSHDQDGYGSAVLITGCDSGFGHQLARVLDGKGFVVFAGCLAPEGPGAQSLAEKSSSNLKVLKLDVTSNEEVQQAKKMVLQNLPDKGLWAVVCNAGITDWAEIEWSSIEDFQRMIDINLFGSIRVSSAFLPLVRAAKGRMVFISSIFAFFNCLNIGAYSVSKRGLEAFADCLRVEMASFGVKVSIIQPGNFGQATNILKMKTGLDIWEKLDGERKQIFNLQYMELANEYFMSTCKGGFKDGNMVIDAMQHAVMSSRPKYRYLLVSTVDMLFFQLFPFLPTALADAVFSLSPMYGKRKALLYAK; encoded by the exons ATGAACACAATTTTCGTTATCGGCCAGATCATTGGCATCGCCTCCATCTCCGTCGCCCTCCTCTTCGCCCTCGCCAAGCTGGTTTCCCGCCACCGCCACAGCCATGATCAGGACGGTTACGGCTCTGCGGTGCTGATAACGGGCTGCGACAGTGGCTTCGGGCACCAGCTGGCACGCGTTTTGGACGGCAAAGGGTTTGTGGTGTTCGCAGGgtgcctggctccagaaggacCGGGCGCCCAGAGTCTGGCTGAAAAAAGCTCCAGTAATCTGAAAGTCCTCAAACTGGACGTCACCAGCAATGAAGAGGTGCAGCAAGCGAAGAAGATGGTCCTGCAGAACCTGCCAGACAAAG GCCTGTGGGCGGTCGTGTGCAACGCTGGAATCACGGACTGGGCAGAGATTGAATGGAGCTCCATCGAAGATTTCCAACGAATGATCGACATCAATCTGTTCGGCTCAATCCGGGTCTCTTCTGCGTTCCTACCTTTGGTTCGTGCTGCTAAAG GTCGGATGGTCTTCATTTCCAGCATCTTTGCTTTCTTTAACTGCCTGAACATAGGGGCTTACAGCGTGTCCAAGAGAGGCCTGGAGGCGTTTGCAGACTGCCTGCGGGTAGAAATGGCCAGTTTTGGAGTGAAG GTCAGCATCATCCAGCCGGGTAACTTCGGCCAGGCCACCAACATCCTGAAAATGAAAACCGGTTTGGATATTTGGGAGAAATTAGACGGGGAACGTAAGCAGATCTTTAACCTGCAGTACATGGAGCTGGCCAACGAGTACTTCATGTCCACGTGCAAGGGGGGGTTTAAAGACGGCAACATGGTGATCGACGCCATGCAGCACGCCGTCATGTCCTCACGGCCAAAGTACAGATACCTGCTGGTCTCCACGGTGGACATGCTCTTCTTCCAGCTCTTCCCCTTCCTCCCCACCGCCCTCGCCGACGCCGTGTTCTCGCTCAGCCCCATGTACGGCAAGAGAAAAGCATTGCTCTACGCTAAATAA